GCCGTGACGACGATGAACAGCGACCACAGGATCAGCGACAATACGCCGAGCACGATGACGCGGCTGACCGGCTGGCCGTGCGCCGCAGCGCCGACAGCCTCGCGAAACGCATACAGCGGCGAGGTGCCGATGTCGCCGAACACCACGCCGATGCTGCCCAGCGTCAGCGCCCAGAAGCCAGTGGTGGCCGGCGCCTCATGGGCTTCGGTCGATGGAACGCTGAGAGCCATGATGACTGAGGACGCTCTGTCGGTTGATTGATCCGGGCCGGCTATCGACGCTTTCCTGGAAAGCTTGTCAACCGATCCACCCTAGCACCGCCGGCCCCGCGGTGCCCACAAGGCGACAACGTCACAGAAGTATGCGGTATTGAGGTAGTGGCCGCAACTACGGCTTCAAGCCCGGAGGCAGCGGCGGATCCTCGCGCATCAGCGTGATGGTGACGCGGCGGTTGGCCGACAGCGTCGGGTCGTCCGGAAACAGCGGCTGGCTGTCGGCTTTTCCCGAAACGGCGAAGATGTGGGCGGGCTGCAGGCCTTCCCGCTCCAGGATCTGGCGCACAACGTTGGCGCGGTCAGCCGAAAGGTCGAAAGCCCCATAGTCGCTGCGAGACGGCAGGAAGCCTGCCGCAGTGTGGCCGATGATGGAGATGCGAAGCGGCGTCGCCTTCAGCGGGCCTGCCAGTTTCTGGATCAGCCGGCGGGTGCGGTCGTAGGGCACCTTGGAACCATCGGCGAACATCGAGCGGCCATCCTGGTCGACGATTTCCAGATTGAGGCCCGCATTGGTCTCCTCGAACATGATGTGTTTCGAGATTTCGGTCAGTTCCGGCATGTCCTGCAACGCCTGCCGCAGCGACGCCGAGGCCAGCGCGAATTCGCGGTCGGTCTTCAGCCTGGCGCCGGCTATCCGGCTGCGTTCCTGTTCGTCCAGGGTCGGGCTATTGGATGCCTCGTCCGGGGGAACGAGCGGCGCGTTCTTGAGCTTCGGCCGCGCCGGCAGGTTGTCGGATTCGATAATTCCGGAATAGCGGGCCTCGGTCTGCACGCCGAAGGCATCGCGCATCGAGCCGGCGACGATCTTCAGCTTGTTGTTGTCCATGGTGGAGAAGGCGACGAGCATCACGAAGAAGCTCATCATCAGGCCCATGAGGTCGGCAAAGGTCACGAACCAGCCGTGTCCTCCGCCATGCGCGTCGCCTCGTTTCTTCTTGGCCATTGCTTGGTTTCCGGAACCGGAATCTGGCGTTTACGCCGGGACCGGCTCGCCTTCCTCATGGCGGTGTTTCTCCGGCAGGTAGGCCAGCAACATCTCGCGCACCAGCGTCGGGCTCTTGGAATCGCGGATCATCAGGATGCCGTCGATAATCAGCGTGCGATTGGTCTCCTCGTCGAGCAACTTGCCATGCAGCTTGTCGGCGATCGGCAGGCAGAACAGGTTCGCGACCAGCGCGCCGTACAGCGTCGCCAGCAAGGCGGTCGCCATGAACGGACCGAGCTTCGAAGGATCGGTCATGTTGGCGAACATCTGCACCATGCCGATCAGGGTTCCGATCATGCCGAACGCCGGTGCGCAGTCGCCGATGGCGCGGTAGATCTTGCCGCCTTCGTCGAGATGCATCAGGAAGTTGTCGCGGTCGCGCTCGAGATTGTCGCGGATGAATTCGAGATCGTAGCCGTCGGCGACGTAGCGAATTCCCTTGGCGAGGAACGGCTCGTTGGTATCGACCTTTTCGAGTCCGACGGGACCCTGCTTGCGCGCGATTTCCGCGATCCGGGCCAGTTCGTCGACGAGGTCCCGCGCCGACAGGCGGCTCATGGTGAAGGCGAATTTGGCGCCGAGCGGCAGGCCGTGCAGGATGGCGCTGAGCGGAAACCGGATCATGGTGGCGGCGATCGATCCGCCGAAAATAATAATCATCGCATGTTCGGAAATGAACATGTGAAGATCGCCTCCCATGAGCACCATCGCTGAAATGACAATGATGCCGAATACGAGCCCAACGCTCGTCATAATATCCATGGGAAACTCCAACGCGCACGCGAACTACCGGCCGTCCTGGACGGTGGCGCAGCTCATCCTGAGCCGCGCTACAGGAACCCTACGTCGCCGCAATTAAAGACGCGTAAAGGTTAAGCCGGCGCGGGAAATTGCTCGGCCGAACCGCCGTGGTGTTGATGCGCGGGGCCGGAGCCGGCGCGCGATCTCAACCTTCTGCTAACCATACCGCGTCAGGCTGCGGCCAAACCCGTCAATTCGAGGCTGAGCGCGCGCAGCCGCCGGCGGGCGGCCTCGTCATAGGCCTGCGGATTGGCCTTCATCTCGCTCATGCCGTTGAAGAACAGGCCGGTCTTGCCGGCGACATCGTCGCCCGAGACCAGATGCAGGATCGCCTCGCCGCCCTGCTCCACCGTCGAGATCGGCGTGATGCCTCCGGCACGCACCATCGTGGTATTCATGTAGGTCGCCGGGTGCAGCGCATTGACGTTGACGCCGCTATCCTTGAGTTGTTCGGCAAGATCGATCGTGAACATGATTTGCGACAGCTTGCTTTGCGCATAGGCGCGACTGCCGCTGTAGCCCTTGGTGTTCATGACGTCGTCGAAATCGATCGGGTGCTGGCCGAGGGAAGCGACATTGACGATGCGCGACGGCGCAGCTGCTTTCAGAGCCGGCAGCAGCAGATGCGCCAGCAGGAAGCCCGCGAGAATTGCGCGATGAGGGGCCGCCGGATTTCAAATTTACAGGCGGCCCAGCCACGGTCTCTTGCTGCTTGACGAGATCCCGCGGGTCTCGCGCTGCTTCTGGTCGATGACCTCTGCCGGACGAGAGCGGAACCACGTATCGCTGTTCCCGAGAAATCCCCGTCTGCCCGGCGTTCAACTCTTGATCCACATCAATGAGCTTCACTGCGCTGGTGGTAAATTGCGCAACTTGATTTTGCTCGGGATCAACCTAGCTCGATGCCTGCCCGACTGCGGGCAATCCTAGTAACAGGAGGATTTTCCCCATGGCCGAAGCTGTAACAAAATTACCCGTGAAGACCGAGGGCAAGAAAACCGAAGCTGCGATGCAGACATGGCGCCCGTTCGACAGCCTGCGCCGCGAGGTCGATCGACTTTTCGAGAATTTCGACCGGGACTTGTGGCGGTCTCCGTTCAGCCGCTCGGTTTTCGACATCGCGCCGTACTGGCGAGGTGAATTGAAATTGGCGACTACTCCCGCCGTCGATATCGTCGAGAAAGACAACGCCTACGAAGTCACCGCCGAGCTGCCAGGAATGGACGAGAAGAATATCGAGGTGAAGCTCGACAACGGCGGGCTGACGATCAAGGGCGAGAAACAGGAAGAGAAGGAAGAGAAGCGAAAGGGCTATCATCTCCAGGAACGCCGCTTCGGCTCGTTCGAGCGCTACTTCACCGTTCCGGAGGGCGTTGACACCAGCAAGATCGAGGCAAACTTCAAGAAGGGTGTGCTGACGGTAACGCTGCCGAAGAAGCCCGAGGCGCAGAAGCCCGCGAAGAAGATCGAGGTCAAGGCAGGCTGAGGCCGGCGTCCGACGCTTCCGGGCCTTTGGCATCAGCCAGCCCGGAAGCGAACTTTCCAGCTTGGAACAGCACCATGCGGTTTCCGACCGTGGCATGCGCCTTGATGCTCGCATTGACAGCGGCGAGTTCGTCGCAGGCGCAGCAGGCCGTCCCCCTCCCCGGCAACCAGGGCGCGGCCATTCCGACCCTCGCTCCTTTGGTGAAGAAAGTTACCCCCAGCGTCGTCAACATCGCCGTCAAGGGACGCATTGCCCAGGAGCAGAACCCGCTTCTCAACGATCCGTTCTTTCGAAAATTCTTCAATGTTCCCGAGACCCCCGCGGAGCGGGAAATCAGAGCTGCCGGATCGGGCGTCATCATCGACGCGCGCGAAGGCCTCATAGTCACGAATAATCATGTCGTCGAGCATGCCGACGAAATTTCGGTCACGCTCACCGACGGCCGGCATTTTCAGGCCAAGCGCGTCGGCGCCGATCCCGACACCGATGTCGCGATCATCAAGGTGCCCGCCGCGGATCTGGTTGCGATACCGCTGGGGGATTCGGACAAGCTCGAGGTCGGAGATTATGTCGTCGCCATCGGCAATCCGTTCGGAATTGGCCAGACAGTCACGCAGGGGATCGTAAGCGCGCTGCGCCGCACCGGTCTCGGTATCAAGGGCTACGAAGATTTCATCCAGACCGACGCGCCCATCAACCCAGGCAACTCGGGTGGTGCACTGGTCAGCCTGCGCGGCGAACTCGTGGGCATCAACACCGCCATCGTCGGCCCAAGCGGAGGCAATGTCGGCATCGGCTTCGCCATCCCGGCCAATATGATCCGCGAGGTCATGGATCAATTGGTCAGGTACGGCGAAGTGCGGCGCGGCCGGCTTGGCATCGCTGTTCAGGATTTGACCGCCGAACTCTCCGACGCGATGGGACTGCCTTCGCATCAATCGGGCGCGGTGGTTGCCAATGTCGAAGCCGGGTCGGCAGCGGAGCGTGCCGGCCTCAAGTCCGGCGATGTAATCACCTCGGTCGACAACACCCCGGTGCGTAGCGCATCCGCTCTGCGCAACAAGATCGGGCTGTTGCGGGTCGGCGATACGGCCGAGCTGGCCGTGACGCGCGGCGGAAAATCGATGGTCATCCGCGCAACCGTGGCGACGCCGGTACAGAAGCTGTTCCAGGGTGGCCAGGTCAATCCGCTGCTTGACGGCGCAACGTTCGGCCCAGTCACGGTGGACACCTCAATCAGGGGCGTCGAAGTCATTTCCGTTCAGGCCGGCCGCAAGGCGGCGCGTGCCGGTTTGCGCAAGGGTGACATTATCACATCGGTGAACCAGAAAGCGGTAGCCGGACCCGATGAATTCGCAGAGCAAGCCAAGGCCAGCCCAAAGCGATTATTGCTCGCTCTGATCCGCGACGGCCAAGCGCTTTTCCTCGTCGTGCAGTGACTTTGCCTCCGTCGTGCGGCCTTTGCCGAGCCTCGCCCAACCCGGGCGCGTTCGCTGGCTCGGCCACAATCAACCGATAGGTTGATGTGCCCGGCAAGATAAGGGCCATAGGCTGCTTCCAGATACACATTGGCCGGTCATGACGAAAGCTCCACATCCCCGAATTCTGCTGATCGGAACCGGCGACACCAAGGCCGACGAAATTCTTTTCATGAGCAACTGCATCCGGAAGGCCGGCGGCGAGCCGGTCCTGATGGATGTCAGCGTGCTGGGCGATCCGCCCTACCAACCCCATCATGACAAACACGCCGTCGCGCGGGCGGCACAAGCCACGATCGACATAATCATGGCAAGCGGCGACGAAAATTCGGCGATGTCGCTGATGGCGCTCGGCGCAACCCGCCTGACGCGCGCGCTTTGCGACGCCGACGAGATCGACGGTATGATCGCGATTGGCGGCACCATGGGAACCGACCTTGCCCTCGACGTCGCACGCGCGCTTCCGATCGGCGTTCCCAAATTCGTGGTGTCGACGATCGCCTTCTCGCATCTGATACCGCCGGAGCGTATCGCCGCGGACTTGATGATGATCCTGTGGGCGGGTGGCCTCTACGGCCTCAACAGCACCTGCACGGCAGTGCTTTCCCAGGCCTGCGGCGCGGTGGTGGGCGCGGCAAAGAGCGCCATCAAGCCCAGGAACGACCGGCCGGTCGTCGCCATGACGTCGCTCGGCAAGAGCTGTCTCAGCTACATGGTCGAGCTCAAGCCGGAATTGGAAAGGCGGGGCTACGAGGTCGTCGTGTTCCACACCACGGGAATGGGCGGCCGCGCCATGGAGTCGATCGCCGCCCAGGGCGGCTTTGCCGCGATCCTCGATCTCAGCCTGCAGGAGGTCGCCAATCACCTGGCGGGCTCGGTCGTGAGTTCCGGCGCGGACCGGCTGGAGAACGCCGGAAAGGCGGGAATTCCGCAGATCGTGGCCCCCGGCGCCGTCGACATGGTCGACTTTCCCGCCTGGCAGCCGATACCGAGGGACCTCGTCGACCGTCCGTTCCACGCGCACAACCGGCTGCTCGCCTCGGCAACGTCTCGGCCGGACGATCGGCGAAAAATCGCGCGGGCCATCGCCGGCAAGCTCGCAACGGCGCAGGCGCCCGTGGCGTACGTGCTGCCGGCCGGCGGCATCCAGCAATGGGATCGCGAAGGCGAAGCCCTGCACGATCCCGAAGGCCTGTCCGCCTTCGTCGACGAAATGCGCGCGGCCATCGCGAAGCCTGTCGAGCTTCATGAAATTCACGGACATATCAACAGCCCCGCATTCGCAGAGGCGGTGTTGGCTATCTTCGACCGCTGGGTCGAAGCGGGCATCGTGCCCGCCGGCAAGACGGCGGTCGCTTCGTGAAGGCGCCGACCGCCAGGGCGCTGGTGCTGGATTTCGGCGGCGTCATTTCGAAGACGCTGTTCGAAACCCACCACTTGACGGAAATGGCGCTTGGTCTGGCCCCGTTCACCCTGAACTGGCTCGGCCCGTTCGCACCGGAGACCGATCCGTTGTGGTCATCGATGCAGCATGGAGAGATTTCAGAGCGCGACTACTGGCTGATCCGCAGCCGCGAGGTCGGACGGCTGGTCGGCGAAGACTGGCGCGACATGGAAACCTTCGCGAGACGCGCGCGTGGCGCCGACCCCGGGTCCGTGATCCGGCCGGAGGCTGAACGCGCGATCCGGATTGCCGGTGACGCCGGAGTCAAGCTCGCCATCCTGTCGAACGAACTCGATCTGTTCTACGGCGCCGGCTTTCGCACAAAACTGCCGCTGCTCGACCGCTTCCAGGCCATCGTCGATGCGACCCATACCGGAATCCTGAAACCGGACCCTCGCGCTTACCGGCTGGTGCTCGAGCAGCTTTCGATCGATGCTGGACGCTGCGTGTTCGTGGACGATCAGGAGCGCAATATCGCGGGCGCGCAAGCCTGCGGCTTCCAGACCGTCCATTTCGATGTCCGGGAGCCCCGGGAATCCTACATCAGGGCCCTGCGTCACCTTGATCTTGAATTCGTCTGAACCGGAAGGCGGCACCACATGCGCGACATCAACTTCCTGCTCGAGAACAATGCCAAGCCGATCTGGCACCCGATGGCGCATCCGGCCGAAATGCGCGCGCAACCGCCGAAAATCATCATGAAGGGCGAAGGCGTCCACGTCACGGACATCCACGGCAACATGGTTCTCGACGCGGTCGGGGGGCTATGGAACGTCAATCTCGGCTACAGTTGCGATCCCATCAAGAAGGCGATCGCCGACCAGCTCGACGCCCTGCCCTATTATTCCGGATTTCGCGGAACTTCGACCGGCCCATCCATCGAACTCGCGCACGAGCTCACCGAATGGTTCAGGCCGGAAGGCATGACACGGGTGTTCTTCACCTCGGGCGGATCGGACTCTGTCGAATCCGCGCTCCGGCTGGCGCGGCAATACTGGAAGATCAAGGGACAAGGCGACCGCACCAAATTCCTGGCGCTCAAGAAGGGGTATCACGGCACCCACTTCGGAGGCGCCTCGGTCAACGGCAACGCCAACTTCCGCCGCAACTACGAGCCGCTGCTGCCCGGCGTCTTTCATATCCCTGCACCTTCGACCTACCGCAATCCATTCAACGAGAGCGATCCCGCGCGGCTGGCGCAACTGTGCGCGGCGGCGATGGAGGACGAGATCGCGTTCCAGAACGCGGATACGATCGCGGCGTTCATCATGGAGCCGGTGCTCGGCGCAGGCGGCGTGATCGTGCCTCCCGTCAATTTCATGAAGCTCGCACGCGAGATCTGTGACCGCCATGGCATCCTGATGATCTCCGACGAGGTGGTCACGGGATTCGGCCGCACCGGCGCGTGGTCAGGCGCGAGGCTCTGGGGCGTGCAGCCGGACATGATGACCATCGCCAAGGCGATCACGTCAGGATATTTCCCGCTCGGCGCTACGCTGATCAACGACAGGATCGCCGAGGCATTCGAGAGCGATCAATCGACGTTCGGATCGATCGGTCACGGCTACACCTATTCGGGCCACCCCGTCGGATGCGCCGCCGGCATTGCGGCGTTAGCCGAGACCAGGCGGCTCAAGCTCGACGAGAACGCCGCCGCGCGCGGCAAGGAACTCGCAAGGGCGCTTGAGCAACTCAAGTCGAAGCATGAGATCGTCGGCGATGTCAGGTGCCAGGGATTGATGGCCGCGATCGAACTGGTTTCCGATCGCGACGGCAAGAAGGCCGCGGACAAGAAGACGACGGCCGCGATCGCGGACCGCACCTATGACGCCGGCGTGATGATCCGGGTTTCCGGCAACAACATCATTCTGTCGCCGCCGCTGATTCTCGAACCGGCCGACGTCGCAAGGATCGCCGCTGGAATCGACGCCGGGCTTTCGGCGGTGAAGTGATTCAAAAGCCGAGCGCCAGCCCATCCTTGCGGTGATCGGAGGCGCCGAGCAGGATGCCTCGTTCATGATCGATGCGGATCGCCTGGCATCCGCCGATCGGCTCCCCGGACCACCGAACGTCATGCCCACGCGCGGCCAGATCGTCCTTGATGCCAGGGAAGATCGTCGTCTCCAGCGACAGGACGCCGTCGAAGGCGAAAGTGCGCGGCGCTTCGGCTGCCGACTGGATGTCGAGGCCGAGGTCGAGGACGTTGGAGATCAGGTTCGCATGTCCCGCAGCCTGATAGTGCCCTCCCATGACGCCGAACGGCATCACGGCCCGGCCGTTCTGCATCATCATGCCGGGAATGATAGTGTGCATCGGCCGCTTGCGCGGTCCGAGCGAGTTCGGATGTCCTGACCTGGCGCGGAAGCTCCAGCCCCTGTTGTGCAGGAGCACGCCGGACTTCGGCGCATAGATGCCGCTGCCGAACGGGTAGAACAGCGAGTTGATCAGCGAGATCGCGTTGAGGTCGCGGTCGACCACGGTCACATAGACCGTGTCGCGGTGTTCGATATCGTCCCACGCCTCGGCGGCGGAAGCGCGCTTCATGTCGATCCTGGCCCGGATCGCGTCGATGTAGCCGTCCGACAGGAACCAGGCAGCATCGACAGGATTGACCGCAGGATCGCAGAAGAACGCGTCGCGGGCCCGGTAGGCCGCCTTGGTGGCCTCGGCGAGCAGATGAATCCGGTCCGCCTCAGAGAAATTCTTCACATCGAAGCCCGCCAGCGTCCGCATGATCATCAGCGCCGCCAGTCCCTGCCCGTTCGGCGGGCACTCCGCGATCTCGTAGTCACGATAGCTTGCGGAGATCGGATTCGCGTAGTCCGATTCGTGCGCGGCAAAATCCTCGGCGCTATGGGCACCGCCCATTCCGCGCAGGATGCCGATGATTTCATCCGCAACGGCGCCGCCGTAGAATGCCTTGCGTCCGTCGCGCGCGATCTGGCGGAGCGTGCGTCCGAGCGCCGGTTGCGACCTGATATCGCCCACGACGGGTAGCCGGCCGCCGGGAAGATACTGGGTCACCGCGTCTGCATTGCTTTCGATGCGCGAGCGGAAATGTTCCCAGTCGGCGGCGACGCGCGGCGTGATGCAGAAACCCTGCTCGGCAGCCGTAATCGCGGGGCGGAAAATCTCGTCGAGCGGCTTACTGCCGTGATCGGCGATCAGCCTGCACCAGGCATCAATGGCGCCGGGCACCGTCACCGCTTCCGGAGACGTCGGAGGAATATCCCGCTCGGCGGCGTCGGCATATTTGCCGGCATCGGTTTTTGCCGGCGTGCGGCCCGAGCCGTTCAATGCGATCGGAGCGCCCGCCTTCGGCGAATACAGCGCAAAGCAATCGCCGCCGATCCCGGTCATCTGCGGTTCGACCACGCCCTGGACGGCAACCGCGGCAATCGCGGCATCGACGGCATTGCCGCCCGCCTTCAGAATCTCGACTGCGGCGAGCGTCGCCTGCGGATGCGACGTGGCCGCCATTCCGCGTTCCGCGACGGCTACCGATCGGCCGATAGCCATGAAATTGCGCATGAAGTTTCCTTGTGTTTATGGCCACCGTGATCCGGCGCAAATGCCGAGACAATCAACCGAAAGGTGGATGGCCTGGACGGCTCTCCGGCCGGCGACAGACGGACTCGCGCGGCGGCTTCCGGGTCGGGTCGTGGCAGACTCAGTGCGGTCGCGACATCAGCGCAACGGCGGCGGAACGCGTTTCCACACCGAGCTTTTCGAAGATGTGGATCAGGTGGGTCTTGACGGTCGCCAAGCCGATTTGCAGGCACTCGCTGATTTCGCGGTTGGTCCGCCCACAGCATAGCAGCTCGACCACGTCCAGTTCGCGGGAGGTCAGGCCATACCGGGCTGGTTCTTCGGCCGGCGAAGCGGCGCGGCCGACCAGATTGAACTCGAGATAGTCATGGATCTTTCCGGCGATATTCATGGCCCCGTCCGGAATCCTGCAGCCCGCCCCCCAGGCAACGCTCATCCCTGCGACGATCCTGTCATCTCGCCGGAAGAAGAATTCGACCATATCGACGATGCCGCATTGACCGGCGAATGAGCGGTAGGCCGCAGATTCAGCGGTGGGGCATCGCTCCGTCGCGACACTCAGCAAGGCAAACGGCTTGCTGGCGGCGCGCTTCGGATGCAGCGGATCGAATTGATTCATCCGCTCGACATACTGACGATGAAAATCGACCGGAATTCCACTGAGCAGGAAGCGATTAAGGTTGAGGCCTTCGTCGACTTCATAGAATGCCGTCGCCGAGGCATCGAGAATGCCCCTGGCGAACCGAATGGCCTGGCTGGCCGCTGGATCTGCACGGCCCATCAGCGCGAACATGGCCTACCCTCCCAAATTGCTTCTTTCTTCCCCGTCAGTGGATCTCCGCCGCCCGCTTCAGCGCCGCCTTCAGTTTTTCCAGCGTAAAATCCTTGCTGCGGGCGATCTCCAGGATCGGCGTCTCGCGCCGTCCGCAGAGTTCGGCGGCATCGGGGATTTTCGCGGCGATGTCGATCGGGATCACGATCGCGCCGTGCTGGTCGGCGTGGATCAGGTCGTCGGAGCGCACCGTCATGCCGGCGACGCGGACTTCGCCGCCAAAACTTTCGGCGTGAACCCAGGCGTGCGACGGGCCGATCGAGCCTGCCAGCGCCTGGAAGCCCGGTGCCCATTGCGGGATGTCGCGGATCGATCCGTCGGTGATGACGCCGAGGCAGCCGAGCGCCTTGTGCACGTTGCTTTGCACCTCGCCCCAGAACGCACCGTAGCCGACGTCGGCGCCGTCAATGTCCTGGATCACGGTGATGCGCGGACCATGGCCGGTGCCGACATATTCGTAATAGTCGATGCGCCGTTTCGCCTGCTCGTCGGCCGGCAGGCCCGACTTCAGCACCGAGCGGATCGTCACCGTGCGCGCATAACCGACCATCGGCGGCAGATCGGGGAACGGACAGACCAGCGGCTTGGTGGTGTAGCCGATCAGGCGGCGTTCGGGGGCGACGATCTCCATCGCATTACAGATGGTAGGGGTGTCATAGCGCGCCAACGCTTCGAGGACGGATGCGGGCAGCGGAGCGGATTTCGTCACGGCGTGTCTCTCCAGATTTGCAGGATGGCATTGGGGCCACCCATTGATCTGCCTATAGCCGAGATTGGGATCGAACCCAACTCGGCGGCCGCTCATGGCAGACATCCAAAGCGTTTTCGAGCGAAGTGGGTACCGGTTCGCGTGAAGAAAACGCGTCAAACAAGGAGGGGTGAGGTTGCGCGGCCGCTGGCAGCGCGGGCCGCTCAGTTCAGCCGGGCCGGCCGAATGCCCTGGTCCGGCTCGGCGACGGGCGCAACGAACGGCGGCGCCGCCGGACTTGACGGAGTTGCCTCCGCCGGCGCTGCGGCCTGCGCGGCCGCATTGCGCTTGTGATCGCGATACGACTTCCAGCCCAACGGCAGGCTCAAGAGATAAAGCGCCGACCCCGCCGACAGAATGTGCCAGGGATAGCCGATCAAGAGCGCCACGAAGAAGATCACCGAGACGAACACCGGCAGCACCATCTCCGGCGGCACCCGCAAGCGCACCGTCTTGCCCGAGAAAACCGGCAGCCGCGACACCATCAGGAATGCGATCAAGAGCGTATAGAACGCGGTCAGCATCACCGGCGGCGACGGCATGCCGAGGAAGGCGAGATAGATCGGAAGCAGCACCAGGATCGCGCCGGCGGGAGCCGGAACGCCGGTGAAGAAATTCGCGGCAAAAGCCGGCTTGTTCGGATCGTCCATGGTGGCGTTGAAGCGCGCCAGCCGCAGGCCGCCCGAGATCGCGAACACCATGGCGGCGATCCAGCCGACATTGTGCAGATCGTGCAGCGTCCAGAAATACAAGATCAGCCCCGGCGCCACGCCGAAATTGACGAAGTCGGCG
The genomic region above belongs to Bradyrhizobium sediminis and contains:
- the pssA gene encoding CDP-diacylglycerol--serine O-phosphatidyltransferase, with product MRRRRFRPIPVRMLVPNVITLLAICAGLTAIRLSTEGRMELAVAAIVFAAVLDGIDGRVARMIKGQSKFGAELDSLADFVNFGVAPGLILYFWTLHDLHNVGWIAAMVFAISGGLRLARFNATMDDPNKPAFAANFFTGVPAPAGAILVLLPIYLAFLGMPSPPVMLTAFYTLLIAFLMVSRLPVFSGKTVRLRVPPEMVLPVFVSVIFFVALLIGYPWHILSAGSALYLLSLPLGWKSYRDHKRNAAAQAAAPAEATPSSPAAPPFVAPVAEPDQGIRPARLN
- a CDS encoding RraA family protein codes for the protein MEIVAPERRLIGYTTKPLVCPFPDLPPMVGYARTVTIRSVLKSGLPADEQAKRRIDYYEYVGTGHGPRITVIQDIDGADVGYGAFWGEVQSNVHKALGCLGVITDGSIRDIPQWAPGFQALAGSIGPSHAWVHAESFGGEVRVAGMTVRSDDLIHADQHGAIVIPIDIAAKIPDAAELCGRRETPILEIARSKDFTLEKLKAALKRAAEIH